Proteins from one Corticium candelabrum chromosome 4, ooCorCand1.1, whole genome shotgun sequence genomic window:
- the LOC134178899 gene encoding uncharacterized protein LOC134178899: MSTESQCSRNDLKSKRDPVEKVYFALCQAARPVTLEQIAPLIEQKSTRNIASHLDTLASKGKARKTQDNPSMWTCMSERKSAAKKKSASVTDVELPKSAINSRRFMEDQAAKKCMTSLAQQPRATGKQASFPTSGTSLPAIKGSASDVVIDGSTRVATLPYQFLEAASLLQVGSPALHRGWERFAGELDFDIESISAFRRHESPVKAIITEWQSKSAATFGKFLDVMKRMDRHDVIVSMQAKLGSQMSPKLLNQIKSLARRMRPCHF; this comes from the exons ATGTCTACTGAGAGTCAATGTTCGAGAAATG ATCTCAAGTCTAAACGAGATCCCGTTGAAAAAGTGTACTTCGCCTTGTGTCAAGCTGCTCGGCCTGTAACGCTCGAGCAGATTGCACCTCTGATCGAACAAAAGTCGACAAGAAACATCGCGTCACATTTGGACACCCTCGCAAGCAAGGGAAAGGCAAGGAAAACGCAAGATAACCCTTCAATGTGGACTTGCATGTCTGAACGCAAATCAG CCGCTAAAAAGAAATCTGCGTCAGTGACTGATGTCGAATTACCAAAGAGTGCCATCAATTCTCGACGTTTCATGGAGGATCAAGCTGCAAagaagtgtatgacgtcactaGCTCAACAACCTAGAGCAACCGGAAAACAAGCAAGTTTTCCAACAAGCGGCACTAGCCTCCCCGCAATAAAAGGGAGTGCTAGCGACGTCGTCATCGATGGTTCAACACGAGTGGCAACGTTGCCGTACCAATTTCTTGAGGCTGCTAGTTTGCTTCAGGTTGGTTCTCCCGCACTTCACCGAGGATGGGAACGATTTGCTGGCGAACTCGACTTTGATATTGAAAGCATCTCGGCATTTAGGCGCCACGAGAGTCCGGTAAAGGCTATCATTACAGAATGGCAGAGCAAGAGCGCGGCCACGTTTGGGAAGTTTCTTGACGTAATGAAACGCATGGATAGACATGACGTCATTGTTTCTATGCAGGCTAAACTTGGCTCACAAATGAGTCCAAAATTGCTGAATCAAATCAAATCGTTGGCTAGAAGAATGCGACCTTGTCACTTCTAG